The following proteins come from a genomic window of Solea solea chromosome 3, fSolSol10.1, whole genome shotgun sequence:
- the fbxo18 gene encoding F-box DNA helicase 1 isoform X3, with amino-acid sequence MYAVTSEPQAKDEEEEEEVDDFSLLAAVMESEAEKEEKVDYLEGITAEMFGPADEFEWYDSDIHAKEEEVEALPDGLYGLLGTSKNLLQPQGCIDDLPEEVLRRVLCFLPAKDLYCSASLVCHRWRYIVMDAKFMPYKKQYYRYMMKEKNTVLHMWSVLKNNNIAGQASYNHSIRHLVVLMAQHKVGEWVRPDDVLDCVKKHRLFPQAEASIRLRIPDIQKYINLNTEGPNPYAAMAVILILSECVGDVQALAFLLSGCLSPASITEYLSHMAMMLLALERNKIQISNRLHYNIFYVLHLMENGPFPDKSTQESRVPEIQLTGEQQRIMNHDIQADHLVKVIAFAGTGKTSTLVKYAEQRPHLRFLYVAFNRSVACEAQRRFSRNVDCKTVHSLAFSEIGVMYRNHKKLTANVKAYSINYVLPKGRGGLVKAKVISVTLETFMASADQAISIRHVPSTHTTNSGKKFVITTEEKELFVDGAQTIWEKMQDLNERKFEAFYMTHDGYLKLWQLQDPKPCLSDKYDVIFIDEAQDCNPATMDVLLSQQCAKILVGDPHQQIYTFRGAINALNSARHTHIYYLTQSFRFGAEIAYVAASLLRVCKQVDKILVGGKQKGSVCDETAVQILEDVRTGMSYCPGKTAILSRCNVSVFNIAVELTDANPHCRIHFIGDVQNIGLNRILDIWRLTQQPDPHPKFIRDPLIRSFARKDQNATVCLRNYIEQTTDQELSSKFNIVQKYGPRIPELVTRLRSCFEQDFHSADFIVGTVHKAKGLEFDSVMVTDDFVKVPSSWHRLHHFPVFEFVNIPRDEWNLLYVAVTRAKTTLIISESIRRLLTVAGEYYLKSAMPNSLMSGGGEPLPCSVSSCPNCITPGSAFVMSKRAMSCTDSVSEGGPLCERCVWKRIGPTAFLMTDDVQSMAAIPDRRPIQFVFF; translated from the exons atgtaCG CAGTGACTTCAGAGCCTCAGGccaaggatgaggaggaggaggaggaggttgatgATTTCAGCCTCCTTGCTGCTGTGATGGAGTCAGAAGCTGAGAAGGAGGAAAAGGTGGATTACCTGGAGGGAATTACAGCAGAGATGTTCGGACCGGCTGATGAATTTGAATGGTATGACAGCGATATTCACGccaaggaagaggaggtggaggcccTTCCCGATGGTCTTTACGGACTCCTGGGCACCAGCAAGAACCTGCTGCAGCCTCAGGGCTGCATTGATGACCTTCCAGAGGAGGTGCTGAGGCGGGTTCTGTGCTTCCTCCCTGCCAAAGATCTTTACTGCAGTGCTAGCCTTGTCTGCCATCGCTGGAGGTATATTGTCATGGACGCTAAG tttatgcCCTATAAGAAACAGTACTACCGTTACATGATGAAAGAGAAGAATACAGTATTACACATGTGGTCCGTcctgaagaacaacaacataGCAGGCCAAGCGTCGTACAACCACAGCATACGACACCTCGTTGT GCTGATGGCTCAGCATAAGGTTGGAGAGTGGGTGAGGCCCGACGATGTCCTGGACTGTGTTAAGAAACATCGACTGTTTCCTCAAGCCGAAGCTTCTATCAGATTACGTATTCCTGATATTCAGAAATACATTAACCTTAACACTGAG GGTCCTAACCCATATGCAGCCATGGCTGTCATATTGATCCTGAGCGAGTGTGTTGGTGACGTGCAGGCCCTGGCATTTCTTCTCAGCGGCTGCCTGTCACCCGCCAGCATCACAGAGTATCTCAGCCACATGGCCATGATGCTGCTCGCTTTAGAGAGGAACAAGATCCAGATCAGTAACAG GTTGCATTACAACATCTTCTACGTGCTTCACCTGATGGAGAACGGTCCCTTTCCTGACAAATCCACTCAGGAATCTCG AGTGCCAGAGATTCAGCTCACTGGTGAACAGCAAAGGATTATGAACCACGACATTCAGGCTGACCATTTGGTGAAGGTCATAGCTTTTGCAG GTACAGGAAAGACGTCCACGTTGGTGAAATATGCTGAGCAGCGGCCACACCTCCGCTTCCTGTATGTAGCTTTCAATAGGTCAGTGGCTTGTGAGGCACAGCGCCGCTTCTCCAGGAACGTTGACTGCAAGACTGTCCATTCGTTGGCCTTCAGTGAAATTGGCGTAAT GTATAGAAATCATAAGAAGCTGACTGCTAACGTGAAGGCATATTCCATCAACTATGTTCTGCCTAAAGGCAGAGGTGGATTGGTCAAGGCCAAAGTGATTTCAGTGACTCTCGAAACCTTCATGGCTTCAGCAGACCAGGCCATCAGCATCCGCCATGTCCCAAGCACCCACACAACCAATTCTGGCAAAAAGTTTGTCATAActacagaagaaaaagag TTGTTTGTCGATGGTGCACAAACCATCTGGGAGAAAATGCAAGATCTCAATGAGAGAAAATTTGAAGCTTTCTATATGACGCATGATG GTTACCTGAAATTATGGCAGCTCCAAGATCCCAAGCCCTGCCTGTCTGACaaatatgatgtcattttcATCGATGAGGCCCAGGACTGCAATCCAG CCACCATGGATGTGCTGCTGTCTCAGCAGTGTGCCAAGATCCTGGTTGGAGATCCTCATCAGCAGATCTACACATTCAGAGGAGCTATCAATGCCCTGAACTCTGCCCgccacacacatatatactacCTGACACAG AGCTTTCGCTTTGGTGCAGAGATCGCCTATGTGGCTGCCTCCCTCCTCAGGGTGTGTAAGCAAGTCGATAAGATTCTTGTTGGAGGAAAGCAGAAGG GCAGCGTGTGTGACGAGACTGCGGTCCAGATTTTAGAGGATGTCAGGACGGGCATGAGTTATTGCCCGGGGAAGACGGCCATCCTATCAAGATGCAACGTCAGTGTTTTCAACATAGCTGTCGAACTGACGGATGCCAACCCCCACTGCCGGATTCATTTCATTGGT GATGTCCAAAATATTGGGCTGAATAGGATCCTTGACATCTGGCGGCTGACACAACAACCAGACCCACATCCAAAAT TTATCAGGGATCCCTTAATTCGCTCTTTTGCAAGGAAAGATCAAAACGCCACCGTGTGCCTGAGGAATTACATAGAGCAGACTACAGATCAAGAGCTCTCCAGCAAATTCAACATCGTTCAAAAATATGGACCTAGAATTCCTGAACTGGTGACACGCCTGAGGAGCTGCTTTGAACAAGACTTTCACAGTGCAG ACTTTATTGTGGGAACAGTCCACAAGGCTAAAGGTCTGGAGTTTGACTCTGTGATGGTCACTGACGACTTTGTGAAGGTTCCCTCCTCCTGGCACCGTTTGCACCACTTTCCAGTCTTTGAATTTG TCAACATTCCTCGTGACGAGTGGAACCTGCTGTATGTGGCTGTGACTCGAGCCAAGACAACACTGATCATCAGCGAGAGCATCCGCCGCCTCCTCACAGTAGCTGGG GAATACTACTTAAAGTCAGCGATGCCTAACTCCCTGATGAGTGGAGGGGGCGAGCCTCTTCCCTGTTCAGTGTCCAGCTGTCCCAACTGCATCACACCAGGCTCAGCGTTCGTCATGAGCAAGCGAGCGATGAGCTGT acTGACAGTGTGTCAGAAGGCGGCCCGCTGTGCGAGAGGTGTGTGTGGAAACGAATCGGACCGACCGCCTTCCTCATGACTGACGACGTGCAATCAATGGCTGCAATACCAGACAGACGCCCTAtccagtttgttttcttttaa
- the fbxo18 gene encoding F-box DNA helicase 1 isoform X1: MEEALKGKAKRRHLSQDECHELAQSAGGSSSLTQPHTFNCGQGNSDPNRWLNPRTPNKLRKCAVTSEPQAKDEEEEEEVDDFSLLAAVMESEAEKEEKVDYLEGITAEMFGPADEFEWYDSDIHAKEEEVEALPDGLYGLLGTSKNLLQPQGCIDDLPEEVLRRVLCFLPAKDLYCSASLVCHRWRYIVMDAKFMPYKKQYYRYMMKEKNTVLHMWSVLKNNNIAGQASYNHSIRHLVVLMAQHKVGEWVRPDDVLDCVKKHRLFPQAEASIRLRIPDIQKYINLNTEGPNPYAAMAVILILSECVGDVQALAFLLSGCLSPASITEYLSHMAMMLLALERNKIQISNRLHYNIFYVLHLMENGPFPDKSTQESRVPEIQLTGEQQRIMNHDIQADHLVKVIAFAGTGKTSTLVKYAEQRPHLRFLYVAFNRSVACEAQRRFSRNVDCKTVHSLAFSEIGVMYRNHKKLTANVKAYSINYVLPKGRGGLVKAKVISVTLETFMASADQAISIRHVPSTHTTNSGKKFVITTEEKELFVDGAQTIWEKMQDLNERKFEAFYMTHDGYLKLWQLQDPKPCLSDKYDVIFIDEAQDCNPATMDVLLSQQCAKILVGDPHQQIYTFRGAINALNSARHTHIYYLTQSFRFGAEIAYVAASLLRVCKQVDKILVGGKQKGSVCDETAVQILEDVRTGMSYCPGKTAILSRCNVSVFNIAVELTDANPHCRIHFIGDVQNIGLNRILDIWRLTQQPDPHPKFIRDPLIRSFARKDQNATVCLRNYIEQTTDQELSSKFNIVQKYGPRIPELVTRLRSCFEQDFHSADFIVGTVHKAKGLEFDSVMVTDDFVKVPSSWHRLHHFPVFEFVNIPRDEWNLLYVAVTRAKTTLIISESIRRLLTVAGEYYLKSAMPNSLMSGGGEPLPCSVSSCPNCITPGSAFVMSKRAMSCTDSVSEGGPLCERCVWKRIGPTAFLMTDDVQSMAAIPDRRPIQFVFF; the protein is encoded by the exons ATGGAGGAGGCATTAAAAG GAAAGGCCAAGAGGAGGCACTTGAGTCAAGACGAGTGTCATGAACTGGCACAAAGTGCAGGGGGCTCTAGTTCCCTTACCCAGCCGCACACCTTTAACTGTGGTCAGGGCAACAGTGACCCCAACAGGTGGCTTAATCCCAGGACACCCAACAAGCTACGAAAGTGTG CAGTGACTTCAGAGCCTCAGGccaaggatgaggaggaggaggaggaggttgatgATTTCAGCCTCCTTGCTGCTGTGATGGAGTCAGAAGCTGAGAAGGAGGAAAAGGTGGATTACCTGGAGGGAATTACAGCAGAGATGTTCGGACCGGCTGATGAATTTGAATGGTATGACAGCGATATTCACGccaaggaagaggaggtggaggcccTTCCCGATGGTCTTTACGGACTCCTGGGCACCAGCAAGAACCTGCTGCAGCCTCAGGGCTGCATTGATGACCTTCCAGAGGAGGTGCTGAGGCGGGTTCTGTGCTTCCTCCCTGCCAAAGATCTTTACTGCAGTGCTAGCCTTGTCTGCCATCGCTGGAGGTATATTGTCATGGACGCTAAG tttatgcCCTATAAGAAACAGTACTACCGTTACATGATGAAAGAGAAGAATACAGTATTACACATGTGGTCCGTcctgaagaacaacaacataGCAGGCCAAGCGTCGTACAACCACAGCATACGACACCTCGTTGT GCTGATGGCTCAGCATAAGGTTGGAGAGTGGGTGAGGCCCGACGATGTCCTGGACTGTGTTAAGAAACATCGACTGTTTCCTCAAGCCGAAGCTTCTATCAGATTACGTATTCCTGATATTCAGAAATACATTAACCTTAACACTGAG GGTCCTAACCCATATGCAGCCATGGCTGTCATATTGATCCTGAGCGAGTGTGTTGGTGACGTGCAGGCCCTGGCATTTCTTCTCAGCGGCTGCCTGTCACCCGCCAGCATCACAGAGTATCTCAGCCACATGGCCATGATGCTGCTCGCTTTAGAGAGGAACAAGATCCAGATCAGTAACAG GTTGCATTACAACATCTTCTACGTGCTTCACCTGATGGAGAACGGTCCCTTTCCTGACAAATCCACTCAGGAATCTCG AGTGCCAGAGATTCAGCTCACTGGTGAACAGCAAAGGATTATGAACCACGACATTCAGGCTGACCATTTGGTGAAGGTCATAGCTTTTGCAG GTACAGGAAAGACGTCCACGTTGGTGAAATATGCTGAGCAGCGGCCACACCTCCGCTTCCTGTATGTAGCTTTCAATAGGTCAGTGGCTTGTGAGGCACAGCGCCGCTTCTCCAGGAACGTTGACTGCAAGACTGTCCATTCGTTGGCCTTCAGTGAAATTGGCGTAAT GTATAGAAATCATAAGAAGCTGACTGCTAACGTGAAGGCATATTCCATCAACTATGTTCTGCCTAAAGGCAGAGGTGGATTGGTCAAGGCCAAAGTGATTTCAGTGACTCTCGAAACCTTCATGGCTTCAGCAGACCAGGCCATCAGCATCCGCCATGTCCCAAGCACCCACACAACCAATTCTGGCAAAAAGTTTGTCATAActacagaagaaaaagag TTGTTTGTCGATGGTGCACAAACCATCTGGGAGAAAATGCAAGATCTCAATGAGAGAAAATTTGAAGCTTTCTATATGACGCATGATG GTTACCTGAAATTATGGCAGCTCCAAGATCCCAAGCCCTGCCTGTCTGACaaatatgatgtcattttcATCGATGAGGCCCAGGACTGCAATCCAG CCACCATGGATGTGCTGCTGTCTCAGCAGTGTGCCAAGATCCTGGTTGGAGATCCTCATCAGCAGATCTACACATTCAGAGGAGCTATCAATGCCCTGAACTCTGCCCgccacacacatatatactacCTGACACAG AGCTTTCGCTTTGGTGCAGAGATCGCCTATGTGGCTGCCTCCCTCCTCAGGGTGTGTAAGCAAGTCGATAAGATTCTTGTTGGAGGAAAGCAGAAGG GCAGCGTGTGTGACGAGACTGCGGTCCAGATTTTAGAGGATGTCAGGACGGGCATGAGTTATTGCCCGGGGAAGACGGCCATCCTATCAAGATGCAACGTCAGTGTTTTCAACATAGCTGTCGAACTGACGGATGCCAACCCCCACTGCCGGATTCATTTCATTGGT GATGTCCAAAATATTGGGCTGAATAGGATCCTTGACATCTGGCGGCTGACACAACAACCAGACCCACATCCAAAAT TTATCAGGGATCCCTTAATTCGCTCTTTTGCAAGGAAAGATCAAAACGCCACCGTGTGCCTGAGGAATTACATAGAGCAGACTACAGATCAAGAGCTCTCCAGCAAATTCAACATCGTTCAAAAATATGGACCTAGAATTCCTGAACTGGTGACACGCCTGAGGAGCTGCTTTGAACAAGACTTTCACAGTGCAG ACTTTATTGTGGGAACAGTCCACAAGGCTAAAGGTCTGGAGTTTGACTCTGTGATGGTCACTGACGACTTTGTGAAGGTTCCCTCCTCCTGGCACCGTTTGCACCACTTTCCAGTCTTTGAATTTG TCAACATTCCTCGTGACGAGTGGAACCTGCTGTATGTGGCTGTGACTCGAGCCAAGACAACACTGATCATCAGCGAGAGCATCCGCCGCCTCCTCACAGTAGCTGGG GAATACTACTTAAAGTCAGCGATGCCTAACTCCCTGATGAGTGGAGGGGGCGAGCCTCTTCCCTGTTCAGTGTCCAGCTGTCCCAACTGCATCACACCAGGCTCAGCGTTCGTCATGAGCAAGCGAGCGATGAGCTGT acTGACAGTGTGTCAGAAGGCGGCCCGCTGTGCGAGAGGTGTGTGTGGAAACGAATCGGACCGACCGCCTTCCTCATGACTGACGACGTGCAATCAATGGCTGCAATACCAGACAGACGCCCTAtccagtttgttttcttttaa
- the fbxo18 gene encoding F-box DNA helicase 1 isoform X4, whose amino-acid sequence MYVTSEPQAKDEEEEEEVDDFSLLAAVMESEAEKEEKVDYLEGITAEMFGPADEFEWYDSDIHAKEEEVEALPDGLYGLLGTSKNLLQPQGCIDDLPEEVLRRVLCFLPAKDLYCSASLVCHRWRYIVMDAKFMPYKKQYYRYMMKEKNTVLHMWSVLKNNNIAGQASYNHSIRHLVVLMAQHKVGEWVRPDDVLDCVKKHRLFPQAEASIRLRIPDIQKYINLNTEGPNPYAAMAVILILSECVGDVQALAFLLSGCLSPASITEYLSHMAMMLLALERNKIQISNRLHYNIFYVLHLMENGPFPDKSTQESRVPEIQLTGEQQRIMNHDIQADHLVKVIAFAGTGKTSTLVKYAEQRPHLRFLYVAFNRSVACEAQRRFSRNVDCKTVHSLAFSEIGVMYRNHKKLTANVKAYSINYVLPKGRGGLVKAKVISVTLETFMASADQAISIRHVPSTHTTNSGKKFVITTEEKELFVDGAQTIWEKMQDLNERKFEAFYMTHDGYLKLWQLQDPKPCLSDKYDVIFIDEAQDCNPATMDVLLSQQCAKILVGDPHQQIYTFRGAINALNSARHTHIYYLTQSFRFGAEIAYVAASLLRVCKQVDKILVGGKQKGSVCDETAVQILEDVRTGMSYCPGKTAILSRCNVSVFNIAVELTDANPHCRIHFIGDVQNIGLNRILDIWRLTQQPDPHPKFIRDPLIRSFARKDQNATVCLRNYIEQTTDQELSSKFNIVQKYGPRIPELVTRLRSCFEQDFHSADFIVGTVHKAKGLEFDSVMVTDDFVKVPSSWHRLHHFPVFEFVNIPRDEWNLLYVAVTRAKTTLIISESIRRLLTVAGEYYLKSAMPNSLMSGGGEPLPCSVSSCPNCITPGSAFVMSKRAMSCTDSVSEGGPLCERCVWKRIGPTAFLMTDDVQSMAAIPDRRPIQFVFF is encoded by the exons atgtaCG TGACTTCAGAGCCTCAGGccaaggatgaggaggaggaggaggaggttgatgATTTCAGCCTCCTTGCTGCTGTGATGGAGTCAGAAGCTGAGAAGGAGGAAAAGGTGGATTACCTGGAGGGAATTACAGCAGAGATGTTCGGACCGGCTGATGAATTTGAATGGTATGACAGCGATATTCACGccaaggaagaggaggtggaggcccTTCCCGATGGTCTTTACGGACTCCTGGGCACCAGCAAGAACCTGCTGCAGCCTCAGGGCTGCATTGATGACCTTCCAGAGGAGGTGCTGAGGCGGGTTCTGTGCTTCCTCCCTGCCAAAGATCTTTACTGCAGTGCTAGCCTTGTCTGCCATCGCTGGAGGTATATTGTCATGGACGCTAAG tttatgcCCTATAAGAAACAGTACTACCGTTACATGATGAAAGAGAAGAATACAGTATTACACATGTGGTCCGTcctgaagaacaacaacataGCAGGCCAAGCGTCGTACAACCACAGCATACGACACCTCGTTGT GCTGATGGCTCAGCATAAGGTTGGAGAGTGGGTGAGGCCCGACGATGTCCTGGACTGTGTTAAGAAACATCGACTGTTTCCTCAAGCCGAAGCTTCTATCAGATTACGTATTCCTGATATTCAGAAATACATTAACCTTAACACTGAG GGTCCTAACCCATATGCAGCCATGGCTGTCATATTGATCCTGAGCGAGTGTGTTGGTGACGTGCAGGCCCTGGCATTTCTTCTCAGCGGCTGCCTGTCACCCGCCAGCATCACAGAGTATCTCAGCCACATGGCCATGATGCTGCTCGCTTTAGAGAGGAACAAGATCCAGATCAGTAACAG GTTGCATTACAACATCTTCTACGTGCTTCACCTGATGGAGAACGGTCCCTTTCCTGACAAATCCACTCAGGAATCTCG AGTGCCAGAGATTCAGCTCACTGGTGAACAGCAAAGGATTATGAACCACGACATTCAGGCTGACCATTTGGTGAAGGTCATAGCTTTTGCAG GTACAGGAAAGACGTCCACGTTGGTGAAATATGCTGAGCAGCGGCCACACCTCCGCTTCCTGTATGTAGCTTTCAATAGGTCAGTGGCTTGTGAGGCACAGCGCCGCTTCTCCAGGAACGTTGACTGCAAGACTGTCCATTCGTTGGCCTTCAGTGAAATTGGCGTAAT GTATAGAAATCATAAGAAGCTGACTGCTAACGTGAAGGCATATTCCATCAACTATGTTCTGCCTAAAGGCAGAGGTGGATTGGTCAAGGCCAAAGTGATTTCAGTGACTCTCGAAACCTTCATGGCTTCAGCAGACCAGGCCATCAGCATCCGCCATGTCCCAAGCACCCACACAACCAATTCTGGCAAAAAGTTTGTCATAActacagaagaaaaagag TTGTTTGTCGATGGTGCACAAACCATCTGGGAGAAAATGCAAGATCTCAATGAGAGAAAATTTGAAGCTTTCTATATGACGCATGATG GTTACCTGAAATTATGGCAGCTCCAAGATCCCAAGCCCTGCCTGTCTGACaaatatgatgtcattttcATCGATGAGGCCCAGGACTGCAATCCAG CCACCATGGATGTGCTGCTGTCTCAGCAGTGTGCCAAGATCCTGGTTGGAGATCCTCATCAGCAGATCTACACATTCAGAGGAGCTATCAATGCCCTGAACTCTGCCCgccacacacatatatactacCTGACACAG AGCTTTCGCTTTGGTGCAGAGATCGCCTATGTGGCTGCCTCCCTCCTCAGGGTGTGTAAGCAAGTCGATAAGATTCTTGTTGGAGGAAAGCAGAAGG GCAGCGTGTGTGACGAGACTGCGGTCCAGATTTTAGAGGATGTCAGGACGGGCATGAGTTATTGCCCGGGGAAGACGGCCATCCTATCAAGATGCAACGTCAGTGTTTTCAACATAGCTGTCGAACTGACGGATGCCAACCCCCACTGCCGGATTCATTTCATTGGT GATGTCCAAAATATTGGGCTGAATAGGATCCTTGACATCTGGCGGCTGACACAACAACCAGACCCACATCCAAAAT TTATCAGGGATCCCTTAATTCGCTCTTTTGCAAGGAAAGATCAAAACGCCACCGTGTGCCTGAGGAATTACATAGAGCAGACTACAGATCAAGAGCTCTCCAGCAAATTCAACATCGTTCAAAAATATGGACCTAGAATTCCTGAACTGGTGACACGCCTGAGGAGCTGCTTTGAACAAGACTTTCACAGTGCAG ACTTTATTGTGGGAACAGTCCACAAGGCTAAAGGTCTGGAGTTTGACTCTGTGATGGTCACTGACGACTTTGTGAAGGTTCCCTCCTCCTGGCACCGTTTGCACCACTTTCCAGTCTTTGAATTTG TCAACATTCCTCGTGACGAGTGGAACCTGCTGTATGTGGCTGTGACTCGAGCCAAGACAACACTGATCATCAGCGAGAGCATCCGCCGCCTCCTCACAGTAGCTGGG GAATACTACTTAAAGTCAGCGATGCCTAACTCCCTGATGAGTGGAGGGGGCGAGCCTCTTCCCTGTTCAGTGTCCAGCTGTCCCAACTGCATCACACCAGGCTCAGCGTTCGTCATGAGCAAGCGAGCGATGAGCTGT acTGACAGTGTGTCAGAAGGCGGCCCGCTGTGCGAGAGGTGTGTGTGGAAACGAATCGGACCGACCGCCTTCCTCATGACTGACGACGTGCAATCAATGGCTGCAATACCAGACAGACGCCCTAtccagtttgttttcttttaa